A single Biomphalaria glabrata chromosome 2, xgBioGlab47.1, whole genome shotgun sequence DNA region contains:
- the LOC106078475 gene encoding radical S-adenosyl methionine domain-containing protein 1, mitochondrial-like isoform X1 — MAMPMNKTLSLLIKAIARDAAICGSYKSYSSAALYVHWPYCKRRCTYCNFNKYIQKSVNHERMKQCLIKEAQTLLQLSGVEKITSVFFGGGTPSLAQPETIKSFLESISKHISPHSQTEISMEVNPTSIEMDSLREFKAAGVNRVSIGVQTLNTEALHILGRDHSVQESLKCLEMAKSLFPSHVSLDLIYGWPGQSLDMWLAELKEILQICDHHISLYQLTIERGTQLFKSIQENKLKLPDSDVTEDMYLQAVELLDQNGFERYEVSNFAKEHCYSYHNLAYWTGVDYIGVGPGAHGRFIPRDKGQREARIQTLEPDNWMWEVENYSHATRKCIPLTMQDQLEELLSVGLRTKSGVTHFAWSKICPKRSIKDLLLHNQKVQFYIHKGLLVLDNRGLKPSSEGMNIIDSILPDLLIAFQDANNTVIYNEK, encoded by the exons ATGGCTATGCC AATGAATAAGACTTTGAGTTTGCTTATCAAGGCAATAGCCAGAGATGCTGCCATTTGTGGAAGCTACAAATCATATTCATCTGCAGCCCTCTATGTTCAT TGGCCCTACTGTAAAAGACGCTGCACATACTGCAACTTCAATAAGTATATCca AAAATCAGTGAATCATGAGAGAATGAAACAGTGTCTTATCAAAGAAGCTCAAACTCTTCTCCAGTTATCTGGAGTTGAAAAGATTACATCAGTATTCTTTGGTGGAG GGACACCAAGCTTAGCTCAGCCTGAAACAATCAAAAGCTTTTTAGAATCAATCAGCAAACACATCAGTCCACATTCACAGACAGAAATTAGCATGGAAGTCAACCCCACTAGTATTGAAATGGACAGTTTAAG agagtTTAAAGCAGCTGGTGTCAACAGAGTTTCTATTGGTGTGCAGACATTAAACACAGAGGCTCTTCACATTCTTGGCAGAGACCACTCTGTACAAGAAAGCCTAAA aTGCTTGGAAATGGCAAAGAGTTTATTTCCTAGTCACGTTTCATTAGATTTAATCTATGGCTGGCCAGGGCAATCTTTGGACATGTGGTTAGCAGAGCTGAAGGAA ATTCTCCAGATTTGTGACCATCATATTTCATTATACCAGTTAACAATTGAGAGAGGAACACAACTATTCAAATCTATTCAAGAGAACAAACTG AAATTACCAGACTCTGATGTGACAGAAGATATGTATTTGCAAGCTGTAGAA TTATTAGATCAAAATGGATTTGAACGTTATGAAGTTTCCAACTTTGCAAAAGAG CACTGTTACAGCTATCACAACTTAGCATACTGGACAGGTGTGGATTACATAGGAGTTGGACCAG GTGCACATGGTCGATTCATCCCACGAGATAAAGGTCAGCGAGAAGCCAGAATACAGACACTAGAGCCAGATAACTGGATGTGGGAAGTAGAAAATTATAGTCATGCCACCAGGAAATGTATTCCATTAACTATGCAAGACCA actagAAGAGCTTTTATCTGTGGGCCTTAGAACTAAATCTGGAGTTACTCATTTT GCATGGTCCAAAATTTGTCCTAAAAGAAGTATTAAAGACTTGCTATTACACAATCAAAAAGTTCAGTTTTACATTCATAAAGGATTGCTTGTACTTGACAATAG AGGTCTGAAACCTAGCTCAGAAGGAATGAATATTATTGACAGTATATTGCCAGATCTCCTCATTGCTTTTCAAGATGCAAATAACACAGTCatatataatgaaaaataa
- the LOC106078475 gene encoding radical S-adenosyl methionine domain-containing protein 1, mitochondrial-like isoform X3, protein MQCKWYKTSDIVVSSLRKSVNHERMKQCLIKEAQTLLQLSGVEKITSVFFGGGTPSLAQPETIKSFLESISKHISPHSQTEISMEVNPTSIEMDSLREFKAAGVNRVSIGVQTLNTEALHILGRDHSVQESLKCLEMAKSLFPSHVSLDLIYGWPGQSLDMWLAELKEILQICDHHISLYQLTIERGTQLFKSIQENKLKLPDSDVTEDMYLQAVELLDQNGFERYEVSNFAKEHCYSYHNLAYWTGVDYIGVGPGAHGRFIPRDKGQREARIQTLEPDNWMWEVENYSHATRKCIPLTMQDQLEELLSVGLRTKSGVTHFAWSKICPKRSIKDLLLHNQKVQFYIHKGLLVLDNRGLKPSSEGMNIIDSILPDLLIAFQDANNTVIYNEK, encoded by the exons ATGCAGTGTAAATGGTACAAGACAAGCGACATTGTTGTCAGCAGTCTTAG AAAATCAGTGAATCATGAGAGAATGAAACAGTGTCTTATCAAAGAAGCTCAAACTCTTCTCCAGTTATCTGGAGTTGAAAAGATTACATCAGTATTCTTTGGTGGAG GGACACCAAGCTTAGCTCAGCCTGAAACAATCAAAAGCTTTTTAGAATCAATCAGCAAACACATCAGTCCACATTCACAGACAGAAATTAGCATGGAAGTCAACCCCACTAGTATTGAAATGGACAGTTTAAG agagtTTAAAGCAGCTGGTGTCAACAGAGTTTCTATTGGTGTGCAGACATTAAACACAGAGGCTCTTCACATTCTTGGCAGAGACCACTCTGTACAAGAAAGCCTAAA aTGCTTGGAAATGGCAAAGAGTTTATTTCCTAGTCACGTTTCATTAGATTTAATCTATGGCTGGCCAGGGCAATCTTTGGACATGTGGTTAGCAGAGCTGAAGGAA ATTCTCCAGATTTGTGACCATCATATTTCATTATACCAGTTAACAATTGAGAGAGGAACACAACTATTCAAATCTATTCAAGAGAACAAACTG AAATTACCAGACTCTGATGTGACAGAAGATATGTATTTGCAAGCTGTAGAA TTATTAGATCAAAATGGATTTGAACGTTATGAAGTTTCCAACTTTGCAAAAGAG CACTGTTACAGCTATCACAACTTAGCATACTGGACAGGTGTGGATTACATAGGAGTTGGACCAG GTGCACATGGTCGATTCATCCCACGAGATAAAGGTCAGCGAGAAGCCAGAATACAGACACTAGAGCCAGATAACTGGATGTGGGAAGTAGAAAATTATAGTCATGCCACCAGGAAATGTATTCCATTAACTATGCAAGACCA actagAAGAGCTTTTATCTGTGGGCCTTAGAACTAAATCTGGAGTTACTCATTTT GCATGGTCCAAAATTTGTCCTAAAAGAAGTATTAAAGACTTGCTATTACACAATCAAAAAGTTCAGTTTTACATTCATAAAGGATTGCTTGTACTTGACAATAG AGGTCTGAAACCTAGCTCAGAAGGAATGAATATTATTGACAGTATATTGCCAGATCTCCTCATTGCTTTTCAAGATGCAAATAACACAGTCatatataatgaaaaataa
- the LOC106078475 gene encoding radical S-adenosyl methionine domain-containing protein 1, mitochondrial-like isoform X2 has translation MNKTLSLLIKAIARDAAICGSYKSYSSAALYVHWPYCKRRCTYCNFNKYIQKSVNHERMKQCLIKEAQTLLQLSGVEKITSVFFGGGTPSLAQPETIKSFLESISKHISPHSQTEISMEVNPTSIEMDSLREFKAAGVNRVSIGVQTLNTEALHILGRDHSVQESLKCLEMAKSLFPSHVSLDLIYGWPGQSLDMWLAELKEILQICDHHISLYQLTIERGTQLFKSIQENKLKLPDSDVTEDMYLQAVELLDQNGFERYEVSNFAKEHCYSYHNLAYWTGVDYIGVGPGAHGRFIPRDKGQREARIQTLEPDNWMWEVENYSHATRKCIPLTMQDQLEELLSVGLRTKSGVTHFAWSKICPKRSIKDLLLHNQKVQFYIHKGLLVLDNRGLKPSSEGMNIIDSILPDLLIAFQDANNTVIYNEK, from the exons ATGAATAAGACTTTGAGTTTGCTTATCAAGGCAATAGCCAGAGATGCTGCCATTTGTGGAAGCTACAAATCATATTCATCTGCAGCCCTCTATGTTCAT TGGCCCTACTGTAAAAGACGCTGCACATACTGCAACTTCAATAAGTATATCca AAAATCAGTGAATCATGAGAGAATGAAACAGTGTCTTATCAAAGAAGCTCAAACTCTTCTCCAGTTATCTGGAGTTGAAAAGATTACATCAGTATTCTTTGGTGGAG GGACACCAAGCTTAGCTCAGCCTGAAACAATCAAAAGCTTTTTAGAATCAATCAGCAAACACATCAGTCCACATTCACAGACAGAAATTAGCATGGAAGTCAACCCCACTAGTATTGAAATGGACAGTTTAAG agagtTTAAAGCAGCTGGTGTCAACAGAGTTTCTATTGGTGTGCAGACATTAAACACAGAGGCTCTTCACATTCTTGGCAGAGACCACTCTGTACAAGAAAGCCTAAA aTGCTTGGAAATGGCAAAGAGTTTATTTCCTAGTCACGTTTCATTAGATTTAATCTATGGCTGGCCAGGGCAATCTTTGGACATGTGGTTAGCAGAGCTGAAGGAA ATTCTCCAGATTTGTGACCATCATATTTCATTATACCAGTTAACAATTGAGAGAGGAACACAACTATTCAAATCTATTCAAGAGAACAAACTG AAATTACCAGACTCTGATGTGACAGAAGATATGTATTTGCAAGCTGTAGAA TTATTAGATCAAAATGGATTTGAACGTTATGAAGTTTCCAACTTTGCAAAAGAG CACTGTTACAGCTATCACAACTTAGCATACTGGACAGGTGTGGATTACATAGGAGTTGGACCAG GTGCACATGGTCGATTCATCCCACGAGATAAAGGTCAGCGAGAAGCCAGAATACAGACACTAGAGCCAGATAACTGGATGTGGGAAGTAGAAAATTATAGTCATGCCACCAGGAAATGTATTCCATTAACTATGCAAGACCA actagAAGAGCTTTTATCTGTGGGCCTTAGAACTAAATCTGGAGTTACTCATTTT GCATGGTCCAAAATTTGTCCTAAAAGAAGTATTAAAGACTTGCTATTACACAATCAAAAAGTTCAGTTTTACATTCATAAAGGATTGCTTGTACTTGACAATAG AGGTCTGAAACCTAGCTCAGAAGGAATGAATATTATTGACAGTATATTGCCAGATCTCCTCATTGCTTTTCAAGATGCAAATAACACAGTCatatataatgaaaaataa